One Capsicum annuum cultivar UCD-10X-F1 chromosome 2, UCD10Xv1.1, whole genome shotgun sequence genomic window carries:
- the LOC107861139 gene encoding uncharacterized protein LOC107861139 isoform X1 → MRIRKHAKISSLLYTCSVFAGAHLCQLNQSPWDLITFPDDNNSENNINQQTLLPPPPPAPPSSYKLDGYASCAANETFCDSEQSITSMKLYDNGETKKTNILDNKVADVPANSNNLEKDEEMVDGNNTVPTMCIKNDGKGWQCSREAKRAHNLCEHHFAQGKKHCSSNNSAQYSTTTAVVAAGVNSDTEIKQTAVAAAEITASSRVRSHRTKKLSSSEYYYYSGFGPLWGKKRGPSTGKKNNNTAPPVARAAEIYSSHESTTQGGQSSSPQMDNEGAEHVEDEDDDGEEVENCKLIKRARKPIKARSLKSLM, encoded by the exons ATGAGAATAAGGAAGCATGCCAAAATTTCCTCGCTTCTCTATACTTGTTCTGTATTCGCCGGTGCCCACCTTTGTCAGCTCAACCAGTCTCCATGGGATCTCATCACATTCCCCGACGATAACAACtcagaaaataatattaatcAGCAGACTCtacttcctcctcctcctccggCTCCACCGTCTTCTTATAAG TTGGATGGATATGCTAGCTGTGCTGCAAATGAAACCTTTTGTGATTCTGAACAGAG CATCACGTCAATGAAGTTGTACGATAATGGGGAGACGAAAAAGACAAATATTTTAGACAATAAAGTTGCTGACGTGCCTGCTAATTCCAACAATTTAGAGAAAGATGAGGAGATGGTAGATGGAAataacactgttccaacaatgtGCATCAAGAATGATGGGAAGGGATGGCAATGCAGTAGAGAGGCGAAAAGAGCGCATAATTTATGTGAGCACCATTTTGCTCAAGGGAAGAAGCATTGCAGTAGCAACAACTCAGCTCAATATTCTACTACTACTGCTGTTGTTGCTGCTGGTGTTAACTCAGACACCGAAATTAAGCAAACTGCGGTGGCAGCAGCCGAGATAACTGCGAGTTCCCGCGTCCGCTCTCATCGTACTAAGAAATTATCGTCTTCCGAATATTACTATTATTCGGGTTTTGGTCCTTTATGGGGCAAGAAAAGAGGTCCATCGACTGGGAAGAAGAATAATAATACAGCACCACCCGTAGCAAGAGCAGCTGAAATCTACTCTAGTCATGAAAGTACTACTCAAGGGGGACAATCTTCGTCTCCTCAGATGGATAATGAAGGAGCTGAGCACGTTGAAGATGAGGATGATgatggtgaagaagttgaaaactgTAAGCTGATCAAAAGAGCCCGTAAGCCCATCAAAGCTAGGTCACTCAAATCTCTAATGTGA
- the LOC107861139 gene encoding uncharacterized protein LOC107861139 isoform X2, giving the protein MPKFPRFSILVLYSPVPTFVSSTSLHGISSHSPTITTQKIILISRLYFLLLLRLHRLLISWMDMLAVLQMKPFVILNREKDEEMVDGNNTVPTMCIKNDGKGWQCSREAKRAHNLCEHHFAQGKKHCSSNNSAQYSTTTAVVAAGVNSDTEIKQTAVAAAEITASSRVRSHRTKKLSSSEYYYYSGFGPLWGKKRGPSTGKKNNNTAPPVARAAEIYSSHESTTQGGQSSSPQMDNEGAEHVEDEDDDGEEVENCKLIKRARKPIKARSLKSLM; this is encoded by the exons ATGCCAAAATTTCCTCGCTTCTCTATACTTGTTCTGTATTCGCCGGTGCCCACCTTTGTCAGCTCAACCAGTCTCCATGGGATCTCATCACATTCCCCGACGATAACAACtcagaaaataatattaatcAGCAGACTCtacttcctcctcctcctccggCTCCACCGTCTTCTTATAAG TTGGATGGATATGCTAGCTGTGCTGCAAATGAAACCTTTTGTGATTCTGAACAGAG AGAAAGATGAGGAGATGGTAGATGGAAataacactgttccaacaatgtGCATCAAGAATGATGGGAAGGGATGGCAATGCAGTAGAGAGGCGAAAAGAGCGCATAATTTATGTGAGCACCATTTTGCTCAAGGGAAGAAGCATTGCAGTAGCAACAACTCAGCTCAATATTCTACTACTACTGCTGTTGTTGCTGCTGGTGTTAACTCAGACACCGAAATTAAGCAAACTGCGGTGGCAGCAGCCGAGATAACTGCGAGTTCCCGCGTCCGCTCTCATCGTACTAAGAAATTATCGTCTTCCGAATATTACTATTATTCGGGTTTTGGTCCTTTATGGGGCAAGAAAAGAGGTCCATCGACTGGGAAGAAGAATAATAATACAGCACCACCCGTAGCAAGAGCAGCTGAAATCTACTCTAGTCATGAAAGTACTACTCAAGGGGGACAATCTTCGTCTCCTCAGATGGATAATGAAGGAGCTGAGCACGTTGAAGATGAGGATGATgatggtgaagaagttgaaaactgTAAGCTGATCAAAAGAGCCCGTAAGCCCATCAAAGCTAGGTCACTCAAATCTCTAATGTGA